A segment of the Amycolatopsis thermophila genome:
TTCTGAGGGGTTGATACCGGCAGGCCCGCGCCTGCCGGCGATAGTGGTATCACGGGCAGATGACGACCTGTCCGGCGTAGGACAGGCCCGCACCGAATCCAACCATCAGCACCACGTCACCCGATTTGACGGTGCCCGCTTTCCGCATGTGGTCCAGCGCCATCGGGATCGACGCGGACGAGGTGTTGCCGGAGTGCACGATGTCGTCGGCGACGACGAGGTCCTCCCGCGCGCCCTTCGCCTTGAGGCGCTTGGCGATCGCGTCCACGATGCGCAGGTTCGCCTGGTGCGGGATGAGCACGTCGACGTCCGACAGCTGCAGCCCGGCCAGCTCGACCGCCCGCATCGCGATCGGTGCGATCTGCGTGGTCGCCCATCGGAAGACCGACTGGCCCTCCTGGTAGATGTAGCGGTGCTCGCGCATGTAGATGGTGTCGACGAGGTCGCCCGCGCTGCCCCACGCGACGGGCCCGATGCCGGGCTCCTCGGACGGACCGACCACGGCCGCGCCCGAGCCGTCGGCGAAGATGATCGCGTTGGCGCGGTCCACCGGGTCGACCACGTCGGTCAGCTTCTCCGCGCCGATCACCAGCACCTTGCCCGCCGAGCCGGCACGCACCAGGTCGGAGGCGACGCCGAGGCCGTAGCAGAACCCGGCGCACGCGGCGTTGAGGTCGAACGCGCCGGCCGCCTTGATCCCGATGCGGTCGGCCACCTGGCCCGCGGCGTTCGGGATGGGCGAGGGCATCGTGCAGTTCGGCACGATCACGGTGTCCACTTCGGCCGGTTCGAGGCCCGCGTCGGCCAGCGCCGCGTGACCCGCCTTGACGGCCATGTCGACCAGCAGCTCGTCCTTTTCGGCGAAGCGGCGCTCGACGATGCCGACCCGCTCGCGGATCCACTGGTCGTTGGTGTCCATGATCTGAGACAGGTCGTCGTTGGTGACGACGCGGTCCGGCTGGTAGCTGCCGACGCCGAGGATTCGCGTGGCGGCCGGTCCCTGCTTCTGGTGCAACACCGGGCTCACAGGATCTCCTTCGCGGCGGGCAGGTCGGCGGGGGTCTTCAACGCGACGGTCTGCGTGACGGTGCCCTTGAGCTGGCGCTTGACCAGCCCGGTGAGCGTGCCGGCCGGCGGCAGCTCGACCGTGGAGGTCACGCCCAGTTCGACGAGACCGTCCATCGTCAGGTCCCAGCGCACCGGGCGGGTCACCTGCTTGACCAGGCGCTCCAGGTACTCGGCGCCGCTGGTGACGACGGTGCCGTCGGCGTTGGACAGCAGCGGGCGCACCGGGTCCTTCGGCGTGATCGACGCGGCGTGCGCGCGCAGGGCCTCCTCGGCGGGGGCCATGTAGCGGGTGTGGAAGGCGCCGGCGACCTTGAGCTGCCGGACCTTCGTGCCCTCCAGCGGCTCCGCGACGATGCGCTCGATCGCGTCGGCCGCGCCCGAGGCGACGATCTGGCCGGCGCCGTTGCGGTTGGCCGCGGTCAGGCCCTGGCCCTCCAGCCACGCGACGACCTCGTCCGGGTCGCCCAGCATCACGGCGGCCATCGAGGTCGGTTCGATCGCGCACGCCTTGGCCATCTCCGCGCCGCGGACCGCGGCCAGCGCCACGGCCTCCTCGGCGGTGAGCACCCCGGCCGCGGCGGCGGCCGCGAGCTCGCCGACGGAGTGCCCGGCGACGGGCGCGTCGTGCGGGACGTCGCCGAGGGCGTCGAAGGCCAGCAGCGAGAGCGCGACGATCAGCGGCTGCGTGATCGCGGTGTCCTGGATCGTCTCGGCGTCGGCCTCGGTCCCGAGGTGGACCAGGTCGAGCCCGGTGCGCTCGGACCAGCGCGCGAGCTTGTCGCGGGTGCCGTCGAGTTCGAGCCACGGGGAGAACATGCCGGGCGCTTGGGAGCCCTGTCCGGGAGCGAGCACTGCTGTCACGCCTCTAGGGAACATCCTGCTCCGGCGTGGCCGGGATGCCGCCGGTCACCAAGTCCGAGCGGCGATCTTGTAGAGGGCCTACAAAAATGCCGCCCGCGGGCCCCCGTCCAGCGCTGATGTGTTGTCGATTCCGGGCAGGCGGGAAGTGAAACCGGTCACCACAGGCCGCGGGCCCTGGCCAGCCTGCCGACCGTCAGCGCGACCCGCAGCACCAGTGCGTCCCGCGGCTCGGTCGCGTTGCGGCCGGTCAGCTCGGACGCGCGGCGCAGGCGGTACCGCACCGTGTTGGGGTGCACGAACAGCTTCTTCGCGCACGTCTCCAGCACGCCGCCGGACTCGAGGTACTCGTCGACGGTCTGCAGCATGGTCGGCCCGGCGGCCTCCAGCGGCTGCGCGATCTCCTCGATCAGCAGCCGCTCCGCCTCGGCGTCGCCGGACAACGCGCGCTCCGGCAGCAGGTCCGACGACCGGACCGGACGCGGCGCGCCCGGCCAGCCCACCACGGCCCGCAGCCCGGACAGCGCTTCGGCCGCGCTGCGGTGGGCTTCGGCGAGGCTGCCGACCGTCGGCCCGGCCACCACCGGACCCTCGCCGAACGCGCCGGCCAGCTTGGCGAGCACCTCTTTCTGCTTGGCGTCGCCGTCGGTCGGGCCGCCCACCACGATGATCAGCCGCGATCCCTGCACGCTCAGCAGCACCGGGCGGCCCAGCCGGGCGGCCAGGCGCCGCACCTCGAACACGACCGTCGGCGGGTCGTCCGAGGGCGGTGCCCCCGCGAGCACGGTCGCCATCGCCGACGGCTCCCAGCCCAGCGCGGCGGCCCGGGACAGCACGGCCTCCTCGGCGTCGCCGCGGACGATGCCGTCCACGACCAGCGCCTCCAGCCGGGCGTCCCACGCGCCGCGGGCCTCGGCGGCCGCCGCGTAGGAGTTGGCCGTTGCGAACGCGATTTCGCGGCCGTAGCGCAGGATCCCCTCGATCAGCGCGGCGTGCTCGGCCTCGGTGGCGGCGAATTCCGGCAGCTGCTCCTCGAACACCTCGATCGCCAGCCGCACCAGACCGACGGCCTGCCGCAGGCTGATCCACCGGGACAGGTCCTCGGGTGCGCCGCGGAAGGCCTCGGTGGTGAGCTTGAGGGCCTCCTGCGAGTCGCGGAGCCAGTCGACGAACCCGGCCGCGCCGGTCTGGGTGATCAGCAGGATGCTGGCC
Coding sequences within it:
- a CDS encoding beta-ketoacyl-ACP synthase III — translated: MSPVLHQKQGPAATRILGVGSYQPDRVVTNDDLSQIMDTNDQWIRERVGIVERRFAEKDELLVDMAVKAGHAALADAGLEPAEVDTVIVPNCTMPSPIPNAAGQVADRIGIKAAGAFDLNAACAGFCYGLGVASDLVRAGSAGKVLVIGAEKLTDVVDPVDRANAIIFADGSGAAVVGPSEEPGIGPVAWGSAGDLVDTIYMREHRYIYQEGQSVFRWATTQIAPIAMRAVELAGLQLSDVDVLIPHQANLRIVDAIAKRLKAKGAREDLVVADDIVHSGNTSSASIPMALDHMRKAGTVKSGDVVLMVGFGAGLSYAGQVVICP
- a CDS encoding ACP S-malonyltransferase, whose amino-acid sequence is MFPRGVTAVLAPGQGSQAPGMFSPWLELDGTRDKLARWSERTGLDLVHLGTEADAETIQDTAITQPLIVALSLLAFDALGDVPHDAPVAGHSVGELAAAAAAGVLTAEEAVALAAVRGAEMAKACAIEPTSMAAVMLGDPDEVVAWLEGQGLTAANRNGAGQIVASGAADAIERIVAEPLEGTKVRQLKVAGAFHTRYMAPAEEALRAHAASITPKDPVRPLLSNADGTVVTSGAEYLERLVKQVTRPVRWDLTMDGLVELGVTSTVELPPAGTLTGLVKRQLKGTVTQTVALKTPADLPAAKEIL
- a CDS encoding PucR family transcriptional regulator produces the protein MTQTNGRRPAKHHGLSAKTLRRLEHASGRLASASVAAMEQRLPWFGRLPAEQRASILLITQTGAAGFVDWLRDSQEALKLTTEAFRGAPEDLSRWISLRQAVGLVRLAIEVFEEQLPEFAATEAEHAALIEGILRYGREIAFATANSYAAAAEARGAWDARLEALVVDGIVRGDAEEAVLSRAAALGWEPSAMATVLAGAPPSDDPPTVVFEVRRLAARLGRPVLLSVQGSRLIIVVGGPTDGDAKQKEVLAKLAGAFGEGPVVAGPTVGSLAEAHRSAAEALSGLRAVVGWPGAPRPVRSSDLLPERALSGDAEAERLLIEEIAQPLEAAGPTMLQTVDEYLESGGVLETCAKKLFVHPNTVRYRLRRASELTGRNATEPRDALVLRVALTVGRLARARGLW